One Sparus aurata chromosome 23, fSpaAur1.1, whole genome shotgun sequence genomic window, tttaaagggaatgtaCTGCTGTAATTtcaagcaagttttttttttttttttaaagaaccaAGACGAGAGCATCTGgagacttcccagcatgcattgttttGGGGGTATAAAACCCACCgcagacattttgacaaatGATCAAAACGTCCTATGTGTCTTTTAATATATAAGTCAGttggtttttatttcaaaaactttaaatacaaaatatttcataaacatacattttaaagatcatcagcaaatattagcatgctaatagcTAAATCAGCATGGTAATATAAACCCTCTTGAGCCTAGAGGGGCAATCACATAGAAAGCATTCTATCACTTGTCTGACTCATACAAAACAGACATACCTTGATTCATGGGAGATGATCATCACAACATCTTtaatacttttttctttttcttttatctccAAAGCCAAAAattggcctgtgtgtgtgtgtgtgtgtgtgtgtgagagagcttTTTGAATTGACTATAGGCATTACTCCTGCCTCCTGTGGTGGACAGTTCTAATGAAATCAATGAATCACTGCCGTTTTCTTCTTTCGTCCTCCTCATGAAGCCgacttgaaaaatgtgtttgtacagCACTTTTCTGATTTCGGTCGGCCTGGTGACGACAGCTTGGCTTCGGGCTGTTCATGAGGACACCGATGGCCGAACTTGAGTCGCAGTTAGCTGACAGGGGCTTGATGCTGATGTGCTTATTGATGTCACACTTTTGATATGGATTCCCGGTTAGTCTCAGTCTGGACAACATCCGCTGAGACCCTGCCGAGCCTGGCAGCTCGAGGGCTGTTTAAAGATGTGACTGGCCACATGTGAAGCTCTTGAACCCACTGAGCAACCATTAAACATACTGTGCGTGCTAAGTGGCCTGTGCTCATCCCGCATGCATTCATAAACTGACGTCTGTGTAAGCAAAGACAACTGACGGCTCAACAAGCGTCTTACTTTCGCCCACTTGAGATGATGCGTGTCCCGGCCAAATCCCTAATAAGGTTTTGTCAGACCATGACAACTCTGTCTCAACACAACAGCTCCCTGGACTCCCTGGTCTTTTTCCACTGCTTGTGTTGAGATTCTCCGCGTTGGCCTCTCCCTCTGTGTTCGGCAAGGTGACAGGCGGCGATCGGGTTCGGTCACACACAGATCTAAAAAGCCACAGTGACGTGAAGTGGCGGGCTCACCTTTCATAGCGTGAGGCGCAGGAGGCTCCTCCATGAGGACTGGGCTGACGAACTGAATTCTCCTGCGGTATTTCAGGCACAGCAGAAGACTCAGATGGCCCGTTAAACCCCCTGTTGACTGGGCCCCTGGCTCCGCGCCCTTCCCTCGCCTGTAACAACTCAATGATATCACACAGATGAAATGGGAGACGCTGATATGGACACTACTCCGTCCATCTGtgtccccccctccctccctcctgctctccttTAATCTTCCCCTCTGCTGCTGCGTCCCTGCAGCTGaacctcctctccctcctcctcctcctcctctttctcctcctccgtctcatctccttcctctccctccttttgTCACTCCTCCCCGACTGTCACTAATTCCCCCTGTCACTCGTCACCTCCTTTCTCGCATGTCCCGGTTTCCTGCTCCATTTCTAGAGCATCACCAGTGTAATACGAGAATGTCTCCGCgttctcttctctgctctctggcGACCTTGTTTCTGACCTTGtcccctctctgttctctctcttttctttttctctaaCAGCCAAGATGGCAATGAGCAGCATCCTCAACGCTGATGACATCAAGAAAGCTCTAGATGCATTTGCAGGTAAAGCACTTGTCACGGATGAATGCCGGGGTTCGGAGGGAGCCGGGCGTGACGAGCTGATGTCCGCTGCGTTTTGACTAAAACTGGATCCGGCCCGTATATGATCTCCCAGGTTTGGTTAGATTTGGGGGGAGGCGCGGGCTAAGGATGAGTTAGGCTCCAGTGTTTGTTGCcatttaaacacaacacttaacaTGTGTGTGATACAACTATCATACAGGCTTACGTCATGTCGACCAGTGTGTCAGTGGGGGGCTCAAAATACTACGATAACCATGAGCCTCAGCTAGTCAGAGTGGCAGGAAATGTAAAATTCTCCGTTGACACAGTTGAGAACAAAAGGAGCCAGCATCCCCGAATTGATCCAAAAGTCTCAGAATGCAAACGTAAAttaatttaaaggaacagttcaccccagaAATGATGACGAAAATGAAATCTCCTGAAAAACCCCAGCGCCGATGGAAAGTCGGTGATGTTTTTCGTGGTCCACAAACCATTTCAAAACAGTGTTACAGCATATTGTAACAAATCGCATACTCCAAGTCTatggaagccccaagatcccaaatcgattttaaaataagttatttacaccctttatGCACGGTCGAGCTGCCGCACACACTTCTATCGACTGTCTGTAGCAGCTACAAAGGATGAAAATAACATCTTCtcatcaatttgggatcttggagTTTCCGGGCACTCGGATTGCATCAgatgagctgtgtggagccattttggGGGGTTTTCTTCTTCATCAAGTCCCAATCCACTTCAGTTATTTCGGAGAATGCTgcgacgctgttttgctgtgaactTCACACGACTTTTCTTCTCTAATGGGGGTGAGCAGAAAACAGCTGAATTTTCatctttgggtgaactgttcctttacgCTGTAAATTGTTTTTTGAATTTTCTCAACGCTGCAAATCTTTAACTTTCCCAGTTCTAAGCTCTGTGATTGGATGCCTCTTGCCGAAAGGAGTGCTGGTATATGAACGTTAACTCCTAACTTGAAGTTTTTCTGTACACTGGCTCCAAGTTTCGACACTTTATCAAATAACCACATGTTTTCCAACAAAGCTGTTAGCTCTTCTGCTGCGTGCTCCAGCTGAGTGAGTCATGCAACATTTGTGGGAACAATGAACGGACCTTCTATTACAGGTTCTGTGCATACCTGTAGTATGGTGCATGCAGATAGAGCTCAGTGACCCAGAACAGACGGGTCCTCTGGTTGTTCTCAATCTGTAAGTGTCACACTGTGAGAAGGCTGCCTTATTATAATTAATTTCTTTGCCTTTGGGCCTCATCTCCCAGATCAACACGGgacaaaaaaagttaaaggaaCTTTTTGAGAAGTCTCATCAAATGCCTccgctgactgactgactgctgcagaATGTGTCAGAAAGCTTATAAGATGTTCAGATATTGGAGTTTAAAAGGCTTGTAAAGTACTGTAGTGACGTCTTTGTGTTTGcttgcctgcgtgtgtgtgtgtgtgtgtgcgtgcagctGCAGACTCCTTTGATTATAGGAAGTTTTTCGACATGGTGGGTCTGAAGGCCAAGTCTTCTGACGACGTGAAGAAGGTTTTCAAGGTGCTGGACGCCGACAACAGCGGCTtcatagaggaggaggagctcaagtgagacacacacacacacacacacacacacacacacacacacacacacacacacacacacacacacacacactcacacacagagaaatacacacaaatgttttttttgctgcacatAAAACACCATTGTCCTGTGACGACGAcccttttctgcttttttcccGTCCCCTGGCTAGATTCGTCCTGAAGGGTTTCGCCAAAGATGGCCGGGACCTGACGGACAAAGAAACCAAAGCATTTTTAAACGCAGCCGACAAGGATGGAGACGGCAAGATTGGAGTCGATGGTAAACATCAAATTCTATTGGTGGGGGCATCGCGAGGTCACGCAAACAGACAACATgaatgtggagagagagagtcggacAAACACAGGCAGACCGTCTTCATGTGCTGCCGACCGCGGTTCACCACACATTTATTCACAGGCTGTAAGACTGCAGCCTCACTGTGGGTTCACAGTTTTCAGACTGCAACTTCAGTGTCATCATAGCTACGAGAACTTATACTTGTCGTTTTCTGTAGTCTTTCATTTTCTACGCCACAGAAGCCAAAACCTAAATCACTGTCTTTTCCTCGTCCTTCCAAAGTAAGTGAACGCACGACTGATGGCTTCAGAATAAAGGGGAATAAAAGGTTTCAGACAGATTTAGGCCTCTGAACCCTCACGGGCTTATCTGACGTCGCCTGGTTAGTGTTTGAGTGAGACACATGTAGGAACGTCTTCAGTCAGAGGCTTATCGTCCCTTTTCTGAGGAGTAAATGTCAGATCTGAGAAAAAGGTTTGGTTGCATATAGAGTTATGAAATGAATCAGAATTTGGATTATCACCAGTTGTGTCACTCATTCACTACTCGATGCCTGGGGGGGTCCACATTGAGGACTTTATAGTGAGCGCATCGTTCAAATGAAAAGACACGTTTGGACACTGTTTGGGTATTGTTTTTCCTTATGCGGACTCACAGAAAGTGCCCATAAAGTGCTCAAGATGTCTGCAAAAGAGCCCTCGTGAACTTGTTGTGTCAGTGTAAAGATGGTAAAGATGAGTGGGATAGCCCGAAACCCCTCCCGGACTCCCCAGGAAAGGTGCCTCAAAGTCTAAGTCTACTGGTGTGGACGCTGGGATCGAGCCTCTGACGGATGTTGACTCCCTACCAAAGTAGAAAGGTCCAGAAACGGCAGATGTGTAT contains:
- the pvalb6 gene encoding parvalbumin 6; amino-acid sequence: MAMSSILNADDIKKALDAFAAADSFDYRKFFDMVGLKAKSSDDVKKVFKVLDADNSGFIEEEELKFVLKGFAKDGRDLTDKETKAFLNAADKDGDGKIGVDEFVQLVTE